A stretch of DNA from bacterium:
GGGCCGACGCGGCGGCCTGCTGACGGGGGTCCAGCGTCAGAAAGTCCAGCCCCGTGCCGTCCGGGGCGAGGTACAGGGCGTGGGCGAGGTGCCACATCGCGGCGCCGCTCAGCGGACCGGCCGCGGCGATGCGCCACAACTCCCGGCTCAAGGGGCGGTCCGGTTGCACCCAGGCGATCGAAGACAGGAGCGAGTCCGGATCGCCGGCCGCGGGTTCACGAAGGAGCGTGGATCGCAGCTCTGCCTCGAGCAGGTTGGACGCCAGCAGCCACCGGTAGCGCCTCAGCCGGTTGCCGACCCGGCCCGCGCGTTCGTCCAGCGCGGCGGCGACGAGGTACGAAGTGTCGACGTAGGCGGCTGTGGCCGGCCGCGGCATTAGTCGCGCAATTCCAAGAATCGCCTGAGCGCACCCGGACGCCGGCCGAGCGACTTCAATCGGCTCGACCCACCACGGCCCGCGCTGATGACGCCGCGGTCCTCGAGTTCGGCCAGCCGCGCCGCGATGTCCGAGGGCCCGCCCCCGATTCGTGTAATCTGCGCGACGTCCTGACCGCGGTGCGAGATGACGATTCGTTGTCCCGCGCGGACCTTGCGCAGGATTTCGCTGAAGCGCGCCTTGGCGTCATAGGTGGAGTAGCTGTCCGCCATAAGTACATTCTAGACTAGTCTGACTAGTGTGACATGTCAAGGGGCACCCGGCGGGCGGGCGATCGGGCGCGAATGGAGAGGTTCTCTCAGGTGACCTGAACGTGCACGTCGTCGGAGCCGAGGAAGTCTGCGAGCCGCGCGGCTTCTTCACGGACGCCGGCCATGGTGCGCCGCGAGAGCGCCGCAAACTTGGTCACGCGCACGAGCAGGCGCCCGCGGTCCCGCGCGTGGCTCCACAGCCCGGCGGCGCGGCCATCGACGAGGACGACGGGGGAAATCATCCCGGCGGTTCGGTACACGCTGCGGTGGTGTCGGGGGGCGACGAGATGTCCGCGGGCTTCGTGGCCGAGCAGATAGGAGTCGAAATAGGGAAGGAGGCGAACGGGCAGGGCGCCGCGCCGGGCCGCTGCGAGGCGCCGGGCGTCCTCCGGCAGGATCCCCGCCGTCCATCCTTCGATGCTCACCGGGACGAGATCGGGTTCACGGCGCCGCCAGATGGTCCGCGCGTCCGACATCGGCATGCGGGTCCAGGCGGCAAAGTCGGCGGACGTGGCCGGGCCAAAGGCCCGCAGGTAGCGGCGGAGGAGTTCATCCTCCGCGTCCTCCTGGGGTAGGTCCCGCCATTGCGGGATCCAGGCGTCGGCGCGCACGAAGGTGGGCGCGGCGCCGCGGCTCGGTCCGTAACAGACGACCGCGCGGGCGCCGAGGACGTGCAGGACGCCGCGGGCGTGCAGCGTGACGCGCCGGCCGAGGGAGATACCCGGAATTTTCGCGCCGCTACCCCAGCCGCCCCAGCGGAGTCCCCGCACCGGTACGCCCAGGCGCCGGGCGACATCCGCGACGAGCTCGGGCCCGCTCCGGGGCCGCTCCAGGGCCTCGAGCGCCGCCTCGACAAGCCGGTCCACCAGCCCTTCCCCGACGCCCCGTCCGCGGAGCGACCTGACTTCGCGTTCCGCCCGCCGCGCGGTGCCTCGGACGAAGACGGCGAGGTCGTCCGAGGGTACGAGGTGCAGGGTCCGGCGCATACACCAGGTCCGGACGACCATCCGCTGTTCGCCCGCCGCCTGCACGTCACGCCGGCGCATGTCGCGGACTCTGGCCCACAAGGAGATGTAGGCGGCCGGCAGCATTTGCGCCTGCGCACCCCCCATGGCCCCGAGCACGCGAACGAGCGCCCCCCGGGGCGCCCGTTCGGTGAGAAAATGCCGCGACAGCCGGAACGCGGCCACCTGGTCCCACGTCAGCCGTCGCGCCGGCGCGGCGTGCACGTGCGCTTGAAGCCGGCTTCCGGTCAGACCTTCGGCAGCGTGTCGCCGGCCCGGGTGATCGCCCGGTCCATCGCGTCGACCGTCCGGCCGATCTCGGCGTCGCGGTGGGCGATACTGAGGAAGCCGCCGCTGCCGAAGATGTGCACCCCTTCGATCAGCATGCCGAGCGCGATCGCACTGTAGGCGGGCGTGCCGCGCTGTTCCTTGAGATCCTCGGGGGTCAACGCCGAGATCGAAGACGGATCGCCCGGGCGCAGCCGCGCGTCGAACGCGAGGTGGAACGACGACACGTCGCCGTACGCGATGCCCCGCACGCCCCGCCTGGCCAAGACCGCGTTGAGCTCGCGGCGGAGCGCCGCACCCATGCGGCTGCAGCCTTCCTGGACGCTCGGATCGCGCACGATGTCGAGGCACGCGATACCCGCGGCGGCCGACAGCGGGTTGGCGTTGAACGTGCCGGGGTGACGCAGTTTGCGTTTCGAGCCGCCGCTCAGCGAGATTAGGTCCAGCAGGTCGCGGCGTCCGGCCACCGCGCCGCCCGGCAGACCGCCGGCGACGATTTTCGCCAGCGTCGTGAGGTCACCGCTGATCCCGGCCGCCTGCTGCACCCCGCCGGGCGACCAGCGGAATCCGGTGATCACCTCGTCGACGATCAAGAAGACGTCGTGGGCGGCGGTCACCTCGTCGAGGCCGCGCACGAAGTCGAGCGGCAGCGGCACCGACCCGAACGACGCGCCGCTCGGCTCGACGATCACGGCGGCGACGTCTCGGTCGTGCCGGAGGGTCTCGTCGAGCACCGCGAGATCCGGCGGCAGGACGACCGTGTCCGACGCGACGGCGGGCGTAACCCCCGGCGGAACCTCGTCGTACGGCGGCGCCAGCCCGGGCGCGACCGCGTCGTGCCATCCGTGGAAGTGGCCGCGGAACTTGACGAGCTTGTTCTTGCCGCTCGCCGCGCGGGCCACCCGCAGCGCGAGCAGCGTCGCCTCCGTCCCCGAGCTGGTAAACCGGACCATCTCCGCGCCGGGCACGAGCGCCGTGATCCGCTCGGCCCAGTTGAGCTCGCCCTCGTGGTTCGCGCCGTAATGCGTGCCGAGGCCGACCTGCTTCCGCACCGCCTCGACCACCGCCGGGTGGGCGTGGCCGAGGATCAGCGCGCCGTGGCCCATCGCGTAGTCGATGTACTCGTGGCCGTCGACGTCCCATTTGCGCCCGCCCTCGGCACGGACGATGTAGGGCAGGAAGGGCGTGAACTGCCGCGACTCGTGCGTGATCCCGCCCGGCAGCAGCCCGCCGGCCCGCTCGAACAGGGCGCGCGACTTCGGCCGCGCGTCGATGTACACGGCGGTGAGATCGGTCGACAGGACCTTCGTCTCGGCCATTACGCACGCTCCTTCACGAACGAGGCGGTTGCGCAGCCCCAACGTGCCCTGCGCTCAAGAAGTATTTGTCCCGGCCGTTCTGGAATCCCTGTCCGTCGATTCAGCGCCCGGCACCCGCGGGCGCATCCCCGTCGGGGGCAGGGAGGGCCTGAAGATGGACTACGCCTCGATGTTTCGGCTCGACGGGCGGACGGGGCTCGTCGTCGGCGCCGCCTCCGGCATCGGTCAGGCATCCGCGCAGGCGCTCGCGGCGCTCGGCGCGCACGTCGTCTGCGCCGACGTCGATCGCCAGGGCGCCGAGGCCACCGCGCGCCTCATCAAGGACGCCGGGGGCCGCGCGGAGGCGGACCAGGTGGACGTGTCCCGAGAGCAGGACGTCGTGCGCATGGTCTCCGGGGTCGGCGAGCGTCACACGGCGCTTGGCGTGTGCGTCGTGACGCCCGCGGTCAACGCCCGCAAACCCGTCCTGAAGTACACGGCCGAGGATCTGGACCGCGTGCTGACCATCAACCTCAAAGGGACCTTCTACGTGCTGCGCGAGGCCGGTCGGCTCATGGCGGAGCGCGGCGGCGGGAGCATCGTGGCGTTCGCGTCGATCCGCGCGGTGCAGGTCGAGCCCGGCCAGAGCGTGTATTCCGCGACGAAGGCGGGGATCGTGCAGCTGTGCCGCACGCTCGCGGCGGAATTGGGGCCGCAGGGCGTGCGCGTGAATGCAGTCGCGCCGGGCGTCGTCGACACGCCGCTGACGCGGCAGATCAAGAAGGACGAGGCGTGGTACCGCGCGTACGCCGAGCGCAACGCGCTCGGCCGCTGGGCCTCCCCGGCGGAGATCGCCGGGCCGGTGGCGTTCCTCGCCACGGACGCGGCGCGGTACATCACCGGCTCGGTGCTGTTCGTGGACGGCGGATGGACGGCGATCGACGGCCGCTTCACCCCGCCCCTGTAGTGGGGTCCGGGGAGCCGGCGCCGCCGCGCCTTGGCGGCACGGAAGGGGGCGCGACCGTGGGCGCGGAGATGAGTTTCCACTGGGAGATGCTCAGCGACGCGCGCCGCAACGAGGCCTACCGCGCGGCGATCGCGGGTTTGGTCCCCGGGAAGGTCGTGTACGACCTCGGCGCCGGCGTCGGGCCGATGTCCCTGTACGCGGTCCAGGCCGGCGCCCGCCGAGTCTACGGCATCGAGACGGACCGCGACGCGTATCAGTATCTGCGCCGGCTGGCGCGCCGGTTTCCGCAGTTCGTGCCGATGCGGACCGACGCCGTGCGCGGGCCGCTACCCGAGGAAGCGCCGGAGATCGTCGTCTGCGAGATGTGGTCCTCATGGCTCACGGACTGGCCGATGGTCCCGGTACTCAACCGGATTCGCCGCAGCGCGCCGCGCTGCGCGGTGATTCCGGCGCGCGCGCATCACGTTCTGCAACTGGCCTATGCCGACCACCGGGCGGGGGCGGCGCTCGACTTCACGCCGGGGGACTACGCGGCGATCTTCGGCGACCCCGGCGCCGTTGAAGAACTGTCGTTGCCGGTCCTCGCCGCCACGACCGATTTTCAGGCCGCGGTCGGGCC
This window harbors:
- a CDS encoding PIN domain-containing protein — its product is MPRPATAAYVDTSYLVAAALDERAGRVGNRLRRYRWLLASNLLEAELRSTLLREPAAGDPDSLLSSIAWVQPDRPLSRELWRIAAAGPLSGAAMWHLAHALYLAPDGTGLDFLTLDPRQQAAASALGFAKIEAAPARRPRPRTR
- a CDS encoding type II toxin-antitoxin system prevent-host-death family antitoxin; amino-acid sequence: MADSYSTYDAKARFSEILRKVRAGQRIVISHRGQDVAQITRIGGGPSDIAARLAELEDRGVISAGRGGSSRLKSLGRRPGALRRFLELRD
- a CDS encoding winged helix DNA-binding domain-containing protein; protein product: MHAAPARRLTWDQVAAFRLSRHFLTERAPRGALVRVLGAMGGAQAQMLPAAYISLWARVRDMRRRDVQAAGEQRMVVRTWCMRRTLHLVPSDDLAVFVRGTARRAEREVRSLRGRGVGEGLVDRLVEAALEALERPRSGPELVADVARRLGVPVRGLRWGGWGSGAKIPGISLGRRVTLHARGVLHVLGARAVVCYGPSRGAAPTFVRADAWIPQWRDLPQEDAEDELLRRYLRAFGPATSADFAAWTRMPMSDARTIWRRREPDLVPVSIEGWTAGILPEDARRLAAARRGALPVRLLPYFDSYLLGHEARGHLVAPRHHRSVYRTAGMISPVVLVDGRAAGLWSHARDRGRLLVRVTKFAALSRRTMAGVREEAARLADFLGSDDVHVQVT
- a CDS encoding aminotransferase class III-fold pyridoxal phosphate-dependent enzyme; its protein translation is MAETKVLSTDLTAVYIDARPKSRALFERAGGLLPGGITHESRQFTPFLPYIVRAEGGRKWDVDGHEYIDYAMGHGALILGHAHPAVVEAVRKQVGLGTHYGANHEGELNWAERITALVPGAEMVRFTSSGTEATLLALRVARAASGKNKLVKFRGHFHGWHDAVAPGLAPPYDEVPPGVTPAVASDTVVLPPDLAVLDETLRHDRDVAAVIVEPSGASFGSVPLPLDFVRGLDEVTAAHDVFLIVDEVITGFRWSPGGVQQAAGISGDLTTLAKIVAGGLPGGAVAGRRDLLDLISLSGGSKRKLRHPGTFNANPLSAAAGIACLDIVRDPSVQEGCSRMGAALRRELNAVLARRGVRGIAYGDVSSFHLAFDARLRPGDPSSISALTPEDLKEQRGTPAYSAIALGMLIEGVHIFGSGGFLSIAHRDAEIGRTVDAMDRAITRAGDTLPKV
- a CDS encoding SDR family NAD(P)-dependent oxidoreductase, encoding MDYASMFRLDGRTGLVVGAASGIGQASAQALAALGAHVVCADVDRQGAEATARLIKDAGGRAEADQVDVSREQDVVRMVSGVGERHTALGVCVVTPAVNARKPVLKYTAEDLDRVLTINLKGTFYVLREAGRLMAERGGGSIVAFASIRAVQVEPGQSVYSATKAGIVQLCRTLAAELGPQGVRVNAVAPGVVDTPLTRQIKKDEAWYRAYAERNALGRWASPAEIAGPVAFLATDAARYITGSVLFVDGGWTAIDGRFTPPL
- a CDS encoding methyltransferase domain-containing protein; amino-acid sequence: MGAEMSFHWEMLSDARRNEAYRAAIAGLVPGKVVYDLGAGVGPMSLYAVQAGARRVYGIETDRDAYQYLRRLARRFPQFVPMRTDAVRGPLPEEAPEIVVCEMWSSWLTDWPMVPVLNRIRRSAPRCAVIPARAHHVLQLAYADHRAGAALDFTPGDYAAIFGDPGAVEELSLPVLAATTDFQAAVGPLDTTVSLVPLSTGTVNSLRLWSYEEVRDGHPSPRVGTRSDVLIRWIRPLRVRRGRRVRVRIRHGWDARLRLTVL